DNA from Chitinophaga pendula:
TATTACGCCTGCCAACCTCCAACGCCTCAGCGAAAACTTCCAGAAACTGGGAACTACCGTTGACAAAATGAGAGACATCAGCGATGTAGTAGCCGCTACCGGCGACTATACACAAAAAACAAGAGAAGCAGCAAATGCCATCGGCAGCGTAGCACAAGCTTACACTACCGCCGCTTCTGCCGTTTCTTCTTTCAACAGCGCTTCTGAATCTACCCGTAGCTTCCACGAGCAAATGCAGAGCATGACCAAAAACCTGGCCTCGCTCAATGCCATCTACGAACTGGAACTGCAGGATACCAATAACCACCTCAAAGCTATGAACACGTTCTACAGCAACCTGCTCAACGCTTCTCAGGTAATGAACGGTAGCATCGATGATGCTCGCAAGACCGGAGAACAGATCTCCGCACTGGCTAAAAACCTCGGTAACCTGAATACCGTTTACGGCAACATGCTGACCGCCATGCAAGGCAGATAATGGTGAGCTTATAGTTTTTTAGTTAACAAAACAGGCAATCACTAAATCTGAAAACGAACTATGGCACTACCAAAGGATCCCAGGCAGAAGATGATCAATTTCATGTACCTGGTGCTGACCGCCATGCTGGCATTGAACGTCTCTGCTGAAATATTAAATGCATTTAATATCGTAAACAACTCTATCAATACATCCAACAACTCGCTGACTGATAAGAACAACCTGACTTACGCGCAGTTCGAAAAGCAGATGGCCAACGACGCCGCGAAAGTAGCCCCGCTCAAAGCAAAGGCACAGGAAGTGAAAAAACTCTCCGCCGATATGTTTACCCGTATCGAAGCGCTGAAAGAGCAGATCATCAACGAAGCTGGAGGACGCGATGAACATGGCGAGATCAAGAGTAAAGACAATCTCGACGCTGCTACCCGCGTGATGGAAAATCAAAAGAAAGGCCCGGAACTCGAAGAAGCACTGAAAGCACTGCGTGCTAAATTGCTCACCTTCGTAACGCCTGCTAAAAAAGCCGAATTCGACCGCACTTTACCGCTGCGTATTGAAGTAGGTAAAGCCAGTGGCGAAGATGTAAAGGCTAAAACCTGGACCACCTATCACTTCAACATGGTGCCTGCTATCGCTGCCGTTACCATCCTGGGTAAATTCCAGAACGATATCAAAAACTCAGAATCACTGATCATAGATGACCTGTTCCGCCAGATCGATGCAAACGACTACAAGTTTGACAGGCTGCGTCCGTTCATCTCCCTGAACTCTAAAAACCTGATGGAAGGCCAGACCCTCACTGCCCAGATCGCAGTAGGTGCCTACAGCACTACCGCTAATCCGACCATCGTGGTAAATGGCCAGTCAATACCTGTAACCGAAGGTCTTGGTACTTATACCATCCCCGTTTCCGGTATCGGTGAGAAAGCCATCAATGGTACTATTACTTTGAGAAAACCAAATGGGGAAGCCGAATCCTTCTCCTTCAATGAAGCCTACAATGTAGGTGCTTCTACTACCTCTATCTCTGCAGACAAGATGAACGTACTGTACATCGGCTTGCAGAATCCTATATCTATATCTGCGGCCGGCGTGCCTGCAGAAAGCGTATCTGCTTCCATCTCCGGTGGTAGCATCAGTAAAAGCGGTGCCGGTACCTATGTGGTTACCGTAAGCAACCCAGGTAAAGCTACTATCAACGTAGTAGCCAATGTAGATGGTAAATCAAAAAGCCTCGGTACCAAAGAATTCCGCGTGAAACTGATACCAGATCCCGTACTCAAAGTAGGTGTGAACAAAAGTGGTGTGATGAAAGCAGCCGATTTTAAAGTACAAGGTGGCTTAAGAGCTGACCTCGAGAACTTCGAGTTCGAAGGTGTTAAGTACGACGTAATAGGCTACCGTGTTGGTATCGATGCTAAAGGCCGTGATTATGTGGAAGGAGATGCTAACTCTGCTTACTGGCCTGCGTCAGCAGCAGCAGCTATCCGCTCCGTACGCCCCGGCGACCAGGTATACTTTGATAACGTAAAAGTAAAAGGTCCCGACGGTATTGTACGAAACATGGGTAATACTTCGTTTAAATTAAACTAACAGTAATAAATTACTGAACTATGCGAGCAGTAATATTGAATAGAATGGGTTGGTGCATATTGTTGCTGGCGTTACTGGCAACGGAAGCTTCGGCACAGCGCCGCGGTGGTACTACCCGCCGCCGGACAGCGACCTCCGAAAGTAACACAACCGAAAACAGTACCCAACAAGCCCCCAACACAGTGGTAAACCCAGCTACCGGCAACGCCGTTACCACTCCCCCGCCTCCTGCACAGCAGTCGCTGAGAGCCGATGGCGTAGGAACACCGGTAACCGTAACCGATACGCCGCGTAAATCACTGCGTATAGATGGTGTAACCGAAAAGAACCTGATCCGTGAGCGTATACCTATCGCTTACGATCACATCCGTGAGGATGACAAATTCTGGGAGAAACGTATCTGGCAGATCATCGATATCCGCGAGAAAATGAACCTCCCCTTCCAATACAACGTGGAAGATGAAAACGGTATCAACCAGCTGTTCATCAATATCCTGCTCCAGTCTATCAAAAACAACGAAGTACAAGCCTTCAGTCCCATCGACGACCGCTTTACCACCCCTATGCCTTATAGCGAGGTACTCGGCAAAATAAGTGGTGAAGAACGCACCGTGAGAAGCATCGACCCGGTGACTGGCGAAGAGAAAATGGTAACTACCCGCGACGACTTCGACCCGCGTACCATTGTACAGTATAAAGTAAAAGAAGTATGGGTCTTCGATAAAGAAGCCTCTGCACTCAAAGTACGTATACTGGGCATCGCGCCAATGGTATCCCGTATGAACGAAGATGGATCGCTCAGAGCTTCCATCCCACTGTTCTGGGTGTACTACCCCGACCTGCGCCCGGTACTGGCTAAATTCGATGTGTATAATCAGAACAACGACGCTGCCAGCATGAGCTGGGAAGACCTGTTCGAAATGCGCTTCTTCTCCAGTTTCGTGATCAAGGAAAACAATACCTACAATCGCGAGATCAAAGACTACATCAAAGATGGTGTAATGAGGCTGTTGGAAGGTCAGTCTATTAAAGACAGGATCTTTAATAAAGAACAGGATCTCTGGCAATACTAAACCATTACACTGCTTGCCAAAAATAAGGAGCGGTCCTGCCATAGCGCAGGGCCGCTTTTTTTATACCTACTCCCCGCGCAATACTTCCTGCCCGCATCCCCTGACTTTGTCGTAACTTATCCTCGATCACTATTGCCAGCTTAAAAAAACAAGAGTAATATGCCAGCTGTATTTGAAACGACCGCTTTACTCAATGAACTGCAGGGAGACGTACGTGCATTGCGCGATACTGCCGACCAGACCTTACGTAATACCGCTCCCAACCTGCTACTAAAAGCACCGGGTGTAGGCCGCTGGAATGCCGTACAATGCCTGGAGCACCTCAACAGCTATGGCCGCTTTTACCTGCCAGCACTCGAACGTACCATTGCCAAAGGAGAACAGCAGCAGCGTGCCCCTCAGCCTGCTTTTAAAAGCAGCCGCCTGGGAGATTATTTCACCAATATGATGTTGCCCCGCAATGACGGAAGTGTAAGCGTGAAGATGCAGGCGCCGAAGGAACATCGTCCGGGTGCAGGCCTGGATACGGCAGCCGTAATAGATACGTTTGTAAGTCAGCAGGAGGCGCTGCATGCCTTGCTCGGAAGAGCGGCAGGCGTCAACCTGCAGCAGCTGAAAGTACCTACCAGCCTGACCCGTCTGCTAAGGCTGCCCCTGGGAGACACGTTCCGTTTCCTGGTGGCGCACGAACAGCGTCATATGTTGCAGGCACACAATGCGCTGGTCGTACAACTGATCACTTTGCGCGGATTCTGATGATCGTAATGGAATAAATCAGGAGGGTGCATTTCCTTCTTCCTGCGAAGCCGCAGGCGAATTGCTATGGCCGGCAACAGGTGGATGGAAGTAGCTCCATACCAATTTTGCTTTGGCTGCACCTATCTCTTTAGACAGGTCGTCTTCTGTCAGTAACTTGATCTTACTCACAGAACGAAAGGTCTTCAGCAGTTGAGTGGCAGTTTGCTCACCGATCCCTTTGATCCCTTCCAGTTCGTTTTTGAAAGTACCTTTACTACGTTTCTGCCGGTGGAAGGTGATACCGAAACGGTGCACTTCATCGCGGATACGACGGATCAATTTCAAGCTTTCGCTGTTATAGGGAAGTTTGAGGCTGTCTTTATCGCCGGGGTAGAAGATTTCCTCTTCATTTTTGGCCAGGCCTACTACGGTCATGCTACCGATGAGGTTCAGTTCGCGGATGCTTTCCAGGGCAGCGCCCAGTTGTCCTTTACCACCATCGATGATCACCAGCTGTGGTAACGGCTGCTGTTCGGCGAGCAGGCGGTTATAGCGCCGGTATACTACTTCTTTCATAGAGGCGAAGTCGTTAATACCTTCTACCGTTTTGATATTGAAATGCCGGTAATCTTTTTTGGAGGCCACCCCGTCTTTAAAGACCACGCAGGCCGATACCGGGTAGGCTCCCTGGAAGTTGGAGTTATCAAAACACTCGATATGTACCGGCAGTTCCTGTAATTCCAGGTCTGCCTGCAGCTGGTATAATACCTGCTTTTTCTCCATATCGCTTTTGCCTTCCAGGTGTAATATTTTCTTACGGCGCAGCTCTTCTTTGAAGTAGTTCACGTTCTTTTCGGAGAGGTCGAGCAGTTTCTTTTTATCGCCGCCTTTGGGCACTGTCAGCAGGATGGTTTCGCTGGGATATTCCAGCGGCATGGGTACGATGATTTCCCGGGCCAGGCTGCTGAAGGCGTCACGTAGGTAGGCGATGGCGTACAATAACACCTCTTCGTCTGATTCTTCCAGCTTTTTCTCCAGCGTGACGGTCTTGGTATCGGCAATGGTGCCATTGAGTACACGCAGGTAGTTCACATAGGCTTCATTGCCATCTGTCAGGATGGAGAATACATCGACGTTGCCTACTTTGGTATTGACGATAGTAGAACGGGCCTGGTAGGCATCCAGGCTTTCGATCTTCTTACGCATGATCTCTGCCTTCTCAAATTCCATGTTCATGGCATATTCCTGCATCTGGGTACGGAATACGGATAGTACCGGTGAGAGGTTGCCCCGCAGGATATTGCGTACTTGCTGTAGTCCTTCCCGGTAGTTTTCTTCTGTCTCCAGCCCTTCGCAGGGGCCTTTGCAGTTACCCAGGTGATATTCGAGGCATACTTTGAACTTCCCTTTCTGTATGTTCTGCGGCGTTAGTGCCAGGTTGCAGGTGCGCAGCGGGATGTTGTAACGGATCATCTCCAGCAGTTCGCGTACGCGGCCTACGGAGGTGAAGGGGCCCAGGTATTCGGAGCCATCTTTGATGAGGTTGCGGGTCAGGAAGACGCGCGGAAAATTTTCGTGTTTGATGACGATATACGGGTACGTTTTATCGTCCTTCAGGTTGATATTGAATTTGGGCTGGAATTGTTTGATCAGTGAGTTTTCCAGCAGGAAAGCATCCTGTTCGGAATCCACGATGGTGAACTCGATATGGTGGATGCTTTGGACCAGTTTCCGGGTCTTGTAGTTATCATGGTTCTTGACGAAGTAAGAGCTGACCCGTTTGCGCAGACTTTTGGCTTTGCCTACGTACAGCAGGGTATTATCCTCTCCGTAGTACTTGTATATGCCCGCCTGGACGGGGATGGTGTGTGATATCTGTTGAAATTCGGCTGCGGTCATTGTCAGATTTACGGGGAATGACTATTGTTTAGCGGAGAGCTGTACCTGGATGGTCAGCTCTTTGGGTTGCAAAAAGGCGATTTTTTCGTAGGTGTTGATCTGCACGTTTTGCTGTTGCCGGTAATAAAGTTTACGCCGGGCTTCATACACCAGGTTGTGGGTATAGCTATCGACGGTCACTTCTTTGATTTGCCCGCTGGCATCTAGCTCCAGCATGATCTGCCGGGGATTGATGTCGGAGGTACGGGCGGTATATACGACGGAGCGGCTGCCGTTGAATTCGTTGAGCATAACGGCGCTGTCATAGCGTCCGCGAAGAGAGGCTTTGTTGATATCGGCGTCCAAGAAAGGGGTTAGCAGGTCCTTCAAGGTGGTGGAGTCGGTGGCTTTACAGCGAATGGTATCATGCTGCTGGTGCAGCGAAACGATCTTCTGCATCGAGGTACTATTCTGGCGGATATGTACCATCTCGTCGGTGAAATATTGTTTCAGGTCCCGGTAGGGAGCGGATGTGGGAAGTGTTTGGCCGCTTGTATTGCAAGCTGCCGTCATGATTCCCGTATATGCAGTGAGCAGTAATAAACAGGCCCAGCGGGTATTCGATTTCATCCTGCAAAATTAGGAAATAATGTAGGGCCGCGGCATGGTAAAAAAAACAAAAATGCGCCGTAAAGACGGCGCATCTGATGCATGAGCAAATCTGTCGAGAGCACTAAAAATGTTAAAACGGATAAGCTAATTAAATAGTTACTCGTTTTAATGAATAGTTATTTATTTTATATGAATGCGCTACACCTGTGTTATCAGCAGTGGCAGTGCATGGTGATTCAATGCCTTTTTAAAGAGAAGATGAGAGATAGCTACCCAGGTACATAGTTCACTTCTTCAACTACGATAGCCTCTTGCAGATACTGAGCTTCCATATCAGCTACTCACGGATGTAAGGTAATGAAAGTCCGTGATCCATACTACACAACACAATGTTAAAACAAACCAATGCGACAATAATGCTGGCAACTGACGGAGATGAAAAGCCTTCTCCTGTTGATTATCAATGCGCTGGCACTATACCGCATCGCATGTACGAAAGTACGAAATGCTGAAGGGAAATTAAAAATTATCTTTTGACACTCAGGTTCAGTTTGCTCAGCAATACGGGCGACGCCATCTGTGAATAATCGTACTGATAGATGCCATCTTCTGCACTCACCAGCAGTACGTTGTTATGCGGGATAACGTCGAAGGTATTGGGGCCTTCCAGCAGTTTGACGGTGGTAATGGTAGCAGGCTGGGTCGCTGTCAGGAAACGCAGGCCTGCTTTACCTTCGCAGATGAAGAGTTTACCATTGTCGATACCCAGTCCATGCGGATTGGTCATTGGATAACTTCTGATCAGTTTAGGGTTGGAGATATCTTTTACGTCCAATACATCCAGCTGATTATTGACGCCGCCGCAGTTGGTACCACCCCGTAGTGTCACATAGGCGATGTCGCCTTCTATTACCACCGGATCGCATTGTCGGGCATGTGAAAAGGCCCCTTTACGCACCGGATTGGCGGGGTTGCTGGCATCGAAGATGAACATGCCAACCTGGGAGCCGATGAATAGGTTATTACGATAAGGGAAAATCGTTTCAATAGCAGGGCCTATTACGGTAGTACCTTTTGTCACCGGTGCTTTCGGGTTGCTGATATCGAAGGTCTGCAGGGCAATATGATCCACTGCATAGAGGTAGTTGTTCATAATAGCAAATCGTGCCATGGAGCCCCCTTTAGCCGTGGGTGGCGTGTTGGAGGAAGCATACACTTTTCCGTCGTTGGAGCTATATAGAAAAAAGCCGTTGGTATACCCGTCGCAGGAGGTTTCATATACCGTGTCTTTGACGGTCACGTCTACCACTAATCCTTCGGGGCCATATCCTTTCAGATCGCCTACATAGGCGTTACGGGGAAACACCTCCTTGACGCGGCCTATTTCGCTGACATGGGTAGGATCGCTGATATCCAGGGTGACCATGTCGATATAGCTATCTGCGTACAGCACGTTGTCTTTCACCGCGATATCTACATTGCCCATAATGTTAATGAAGGCAATGGGAACAGGCGCACTGGGCACGCGGTTGTCGATAATATGCACGCCTTTATAAGGCTCATTTACCAGGAGATAATGCTCGTACAGGAAAATCTTACCTGTGGTAGTGATCGTATGTGGCGGCTCTACTTTGATGGAGCTTCGGAACTTTTCCATGCTCATGTACACTGGTTTGTAGAGTTTGGTTGATACGACCCGGTTACATTGCGGTTTGTCTTTATGACAGCTGACTAGCATCAGCAGAGTGGCTGCTACAAAGGCCACGACCAGGGATTTGTAAAAGAACAGTTTCATGGGGGATAAATTTTGGAGTAAAACGAGGTGGTAAGGAAAAGGTTACTAGACAAGAAAAGCAGGCGGTGGATATAGGAACGTTATACGAATGATACAGGAATATTAAGGGAGAGGTGGACGGGAGCTATAACGA
Protein-coding regions in this window:
- the porN gene encoding type IX secretion system ring protein PorN/GldN, translating into MRAVILNRMGWCILLLALLATEASAQRRGGTTRRRTATSESNTTENSTQQAPNTVVNPATGNAVTTPPPPAQQSLRADGVGTPVTVTDTPRKSLRIDGVTEKNLIRERIPIAYDHIREDDKFWEKRIWQIIDIREKMNLPFQYNVEDENGINQLFINILLQSIKNNEVQAFSPIDDRFTTPMPYSEVLGKISGEERTVRSIDPVTGEEKMVTTRDDFDPRTIVQYKVKEVWVFDKEASALKVRILGIAPMVSRMNEDGSLRASIPLFWVYYPDLRPVLAKFDVYNQNNDAASMSWEDLFEMRFFSSFVIKENNTYNREIKDYIKDGVMRLLEGQSIKDRIFNKEQDLWQY
- the porM gene encoding type IX secretion system motor protein PorM/GldM, encoding MALPKDPRQKMINFMYLVLTAMLALNVSAEILNAFNIVNNSINTSNNSLTDKNNLTYAQFEKQMANDAAKVAPLKAKAQEVKKLSADMFTRIEALKEQIINEAGGRDEHGEIKSKDNLDAATRVMENQKKGPELEEALKALRAKLLTFVTPAKKAEFDRTLPLRIEVGKASGEDVKAKTWTTYHFNMVPAIAAVTILGKFQNDIKNSESLIIDDLFRQIDANDYKFDRLRPFISLNSKNLMEGQTLTAQIAVGAYSTTANPTIVVNGQSIPVTEGLGTYTIPVSGIGEKAINGTITLRKPNGEAESFSFNEAYNVGASTTSISADKMNVLYIGLQNPISISAAGVPAESVSASISGGSISKSGAGTYVVTVSNPGKATINVVANVDGKSKSLGTKEFRVKLIPDPVLKVGVNKSGVMKAADFKVQGGLRADLENFEFEGVKYDVIGYRVGIDAKGRDYVEGDANSAYWPASAAAAIRSVRPGDQVYFDNVKVKGPDGIVRNMGNTSFKLN
- a CDS encoding DinB family protein encodes the protein MPAVFETTALLNELQGDVRALRDTADQTLRNTAPNLLLKAPGVGRWNAVQCLEHLNSYGRFYLPALERTIAKGEQQQRAPQPAFKSSRLGDYFTNMMLPRNDGSVSVKMQAPKEHRPGAGLDTAAVIDTFVSQQEALHALLGRAAGVNLQQLKVPTSLTRLLRLPLGDTFRFLVAHEQRHMLQAHNALVVQLITLRGF
- the uvrC gene encoding excinuclease ABC subunit UvrC: MTAAEFQQISHTIPVQAGIYKYYGEDNTLLYVGKAKSLRKRVSSYFVKNHDNYKTRKLVQSIHHIEFTIVDSEQDAFLLENSLIKQFQPKFNINLKDDKTYPYIVIKHENFPRVFLTRNLIKDGSEYLGPFTSVGRVRELLEMIRYNIPLRTCNLALTPQNIQKGKFKVCLEYHLGNCKGPCEGLETEENYREGLQQVRNILRGNLSPVLSVFRTQMQEYAMNMEFEKAEIMRKKIESLDAYQARSTIVNTKVGNVDVFSILTDGNEAYVNYLRVLNGTIADTKTVTLEKKLEESDEEVLLYAIAYLRDAFSSLAREIIVPMPLEYPSETILLTVPKGGDKKKLLDLSEKNVNYFKEELRRKKILHLEGKSDMEKKQVLYQLQADLELQELPVHIECFDNSNFQGAYPVSACVVFKDGVASKKDYRHFNIKTVEGINDFASMKEVVYRRYNRLLAEQQPLPQLVIIDGGKGQLGAALESIRELNLIGSMTVVGLAKNEEEIFYPGDKDSLKLPYNSESLKLIRRIRDEVHRFGITFHRQKRSKGTFKNELEGIKGIGEQTATQLLKTFRSVSKIKLLTEDDLSKEIGAAKAKLVWSYFHPPVAGHSNSPAASQEEGNAPS
- a CDS encoding LVIVD repeat-containing protein, whose amino-acid sequence is MKLFFYKSLVVAFVAATLLMLVSCHKDKPQCNRVVSTKLYKPVYMSMEKFRSSIKVEPPHTITTTGKIFLYEHYLLVNEPYKGVHIIDNRVPSAPVPIAFINIMGNVDIAVKDNVLYADSYIDMVTLDISDPTHVSEIGRVKEVFPRNAYVGDLKGYGPEGLVVDVTVKDTVYETSCDGYTNGFFLYSSNDGKVYASSNTPPTAKGGSMARFAIMNNYLYAVDHIALQTFDISNPKAPVTKGTTVIGPAIETIFPYRNNLFIGSQVGMFIFDASNPANPVRKGAFSHARQCDPVVIEGDIAYVTLRGGTNCGGVNNQLDVLDVKDISNPKLIRSYPMTNPHGLGIDNGKLFICEGKAGLRFLTATQPATITTVKLLEGPNTFDVIPHNNVLLVSAEDGIYQYDYSQMASPVLLSKLNLSVKR
- the porL gene encoding type IX secretion system motor protein PorL/GldL gives rise to the protein MNPNKAKWLNFFVCIAASVVIIGALFKLQHWRGADVALILGLSVEALIFFVYAFVPDTSATAPVAVAVAGGSPAVAGLDKMLQEADITPANLQRLSENFQKLGTTVDKMRDISDVVAATGDYTQKTREAANAIGSVAQAYTTAASAVSSFNSASESTRSFHEQMQSMTKNLASLNAIYELELQDTNNHLKAMNTFYSNLLNASQVMNGSIDDARKTGEQISALAKNLGNLNTVYGNMLTAMQGR